In [Clostridium] cellulosi, one genomic interval encodes:
- a CDS encoding deoxyguanosinetriphosphate triphosphohydrolase (High confidence in function and specificity), translating into MIFTAANSFREVGAFESNPKWEKMISRVSSLYKRENDIRSEFWRDYTRILHCTAYRRLKHKTQVFYAPQNDHICTRIEHVNHVESVSYTIANYLGLNTELTKAISIAHDLGHAPFGHLGETIIKEILKEEGFPTFWHEKNGLHFVDDIELLEDNEGCRRNLDLTYAVRDGIISHCGEVDYKVIRPREEYIDLSEYNAADQYPPYTWEGCIVKVADKISYLGRDIEDAMALKILEKSQIDELVHRLRSIGKFTNLDIRELNNTILMHQFITDLCKNSSPEKGICLSSEYCELMDIIKDFNYQNIYRHKRLAPYKKYAELIIRQIYELLVSAYDGENTTKKLDKMKTYYPNFVREFSGWINKYWDVTDRTASSKLKNKVVYHVKDDIKDYKLAVIDFISGMTDQFALRAFDEIVRF; encoded by the coding sequence GTGATTTTTACGGCTGCGAATTCTTTTAGGGAAGTCGGCGCTTTCGAGAGTAACCCGAAATGGGAAAAGATGATTTCGCGCGTAAGCTCCCTTTACAAGCGGGAGAACGATATAAGAAGCGAATTCTGGCGCGATTATACACGAATACTCCACTGTACGGCATACCGCAGGCTGAAGCATAAAACTCAGGTCTTTTATGCTCCCCAGAACGACCATATATGTACGCGGATTGAGCATGTCAACCATGTGGAATCGGTCAGCTATACAATAGCAAATTACCTCGGGCTCAATACGGAGCTTACCAAAGCCATATCAATAGCGCACGACCTGGGGCACGCGCCGTTTGGACACCTCGGTGAAACAATCATTAAGGAGATTTTAAAGGAAGAGGGTTTCCCGACCTTCTGGCATGAAAAAAACGGGCTCCATTTTGTCGACGATATTGAATTGCTCGAGGACAACGAGGGCTGCAGAAGAAATCTTGACCTGACCTATGCGGTCAGAGACGGTATCATCTCGCATTGCGGCGAGGTTGATTATAAGGTCATAAGGCCCAGAGAAGAATATATCGACTTGTCCGAATATAACGCCGCCGACCAGTATCCGCCATATACCTGGGAGGGCTGTATCGTAAAGGTAGCCGACAAGATTTCTTATCTCGGACGTGACATCGAGGACGCAATGGCCCTTAAAATCCTCGAAAAATCGCAGATAGATGAACTGGTACACAGGCTCCGGTCAATCGGCAAGTTTACTAATCTGGATATAAGGGAGCTTAACAACACGATTTTAATGCACCAGTTCATAACTGACCTTTGCAAAAATTCAAGCCCTGAGAAAGGCATTTGCCTTTCAAGTGAATACTGCGAGCTTATGGACATAATAAAGGATTTCAATTATCAGAATATCTACAGGCACAAGAGGCTTGCCCCATATAAAAAATACGCAGAGCTTATCATAAGGCAGATATACGAGCTGCTGGTCTCGGCCTATGACGGAGAGAATACAACAAAAAAACTTGATAAAATGAAAACATATTACCCGAATTTTGTACGGGAGTTCTCCGGCTGGATAAACAAATATTGGGATGTCACAGACAGAACGGCCTCATCAAAGCTCAAAAACAAGGTTGTCTACCATGTAAAGGATGATATAAAGGATTACAAACTTGCCGTTATCGACTTCATTTCAGGCATGACCGACCAATTCGCCCTGCGCGCCTTTGATGAGATAGTGCGGTTTTAA